Genomic DNA from Streptomyces venezuelae:
CAGGCGGCCTGCCGCAGGCGGAGCCGGAGCGGGGACACGGCCTTGGCGCGCCACGGCACGTCGGGGGCGGGGATGCGGCCGTTGACGAACAGCGCGACGGCTGAGGCCAGGTCGAGCGGTACGTGCGGTGCGCGGCGCTCGACGCCGACGACCGTGAAGCCGAGTCTCTCCAGCTCCACGCGGAGGTTGGCGAGCGGCACGAGGTGCAGGTGCCGCGGCTGGCCGTACGACGCCCACCACTTGCCGAGCAGCCGGGCGTAGCGGCACCGCGGGTCGGGGGCCTCGATCATCAGGTGCCCGCCGGGGCGCAGCACCGTGCGCGCGGCCCTGAGCTCCGCGCGCGGGTCGGGGGCGTGCTGGAGGGTGTGGAACATGCTCAGCGCGTCGTAGCGGCCCGCGAGGGGTGCGGCGAGCGTGGTGAGGGAGCCCCGGTGGCCCTCCTCGATGCGGCCGCGCCGCAGCCCCTCCAGGACACCGGCGCCCGCGTCGAGGCCGTCGAAGGAGGTGTAGGGCAGGACCTGCCTGGCAAGCGCCGGGAAGTGCGCCGCACCGGTGCCGACGTCCAGCCAGCACTCGGGCTCGTCGAGGGCGCCGAGCGCGCGGGCACGGCCGTGGGCGCGGGCGCGGACCCGGGCGTGGGAGAGCCGGGGCAGGACGGATCCCTCGCGTGCGTCCCTGCGGTAGAAGGCGAGGCCTTCGGGGGTGAGGCGGGGGTTCTGGAAGCAGTGGCCGCAGTCGCCGCACCGGTCGAGCCGGAAGTTTCCCGGCTTGTGCTGGACCAGGTCGGCGGTGCGCAGCCGCGCCCGCAGCCGCTCGGAACCGCACCAGGGACAGTCGGTGCGACGCGGCTCGTGGAACCGCTCGGTGCCCTGGGCGAGTTCGGCGAGGTAGACGGAGCGCCGGGCGGCGACTCGGTGGGCGACGGCATCCGTGGTCATGGTCGCACTCCTGGAAGAAGCCGGGACAAACAGGAAAGTAAAGGCAGGTAAGGGACCATTCCCGCATTTGCGGTGCCGTCATGCGGCGATGCCCTGCCGGACGCGGCTCGCAGGGCCGTTCGAGCGACATCCGTGCCGCTCCCGGTACTGTTCGGCGAATGAGCTCGCTGAATCTCGACGA
This window encodes:
- a CDS encoding class I SAM-dependent methyltransferase, translating into MTTDAVAHRVAARRSVYLAELAQGTERFHEPRRTDCPWCGSERLRARLRTADLVQHKPGNFRLDRCGDCGHCFQNPRLTPEGLAFYRRDAREGSVLPRLSHARVRARAHGRARALGALDEPECWLDVGTGAAHFPALARQVLPYTSFDGLDAGAGVLEGLRRGRIEEGHRGSLTTLAAPLAGRYDALSMFHTLQHAPDPRAELRAARTVLRPGGHLMIEAPDPRCRYARLLGKWWASYGQPRHLHLVPLANLRVELERLGFTVVGVERRAPHVPLDLASAVALFVNGRIPAPDVPWRAKAVSPLRLRLRQAAWWATVPLLVLARTLDTLLCPLLTRTGFSNTYRIIARRGA